In Pseudomonadaceae bacterium SI-3, the sequence AGCTGCGGTCGCGGAAGGCGTTGAGATAAGCCTCTACAGGGTCCTCGGCACCGTCCACCTGCGGATACCAGTGATAGCCAGCGAACAGCTCATCGGCACCTTGACCGCTCTGAACCACCTTGCAGTGCTTGGACACTTCCCGTGAGAGCAGGTAGAAGGCGATGCAGTCGTGACTGACCATCGGTTCGCTCATCGCGCGAAAGGCGGCAGGCAGCTGTTCGAGGATTTCTTTCTCCTGAATCCGCAGCTGGTGATGGCGCGTCCCGTAATGCTGTGCAATCAGATCCGAATACTTGAATTCGTCGCCACGCTCGCCACCGGCATCCTGAAAGCCGATGGAGAAGGTCTGCAAGTTATCCGCAGCGCCAGCTTCGCGAAGCAGGCCGACCAGTAAGCTGGAGTCGACGCCACCGGAAAGCAGAACGCCCACGTCGACCGCCGCGCGATGACGCAAGGCGACGGACTCGCGCAAGGTTGTCAGGGTGCGCTCCTGCCAGTCTTCGAAGCTGTAGCCTTGTTCCTCTTCTGACGCCCCGAACTCCAGCGTCCACCAGCGGTGTTGGCTGGTCTTGCCGCTGGCATCAACACGCATGAAGGTGCCGGGAGGCAGCTTCTCGATGCCCGCAATCAGAGTGTCCGGTGCTGGCACCACGGCATGGAAGCTCATGTAGTGGTTTAGTGCCACCGGGTTCAGCACACCGGCAATGTCACCGCCCTTGAGCAACGCCGGGAGCGTCGAGGCGAAGCGCAGGCGCTCGCCAGTGCGTGACAGATAGAGCGGCTTGATGCCGAGACGATCACGGGCGATGAACAGTTCCTGTACGTCGCGCTGCCAGATGGCGAAGGCGAACATGCCGTTGAGGCGCGGCAATAAGGCTTCGCCCCAGGCATGAAAGCCCTTGAGCAACACTTCAGTGTCA encodes:
- a CDS encoding N-acetylglutaminylglutamine amidotransferase — translated: MCGIAGELRFDNQPADLAAVERITQSLTARGPDACGFNSQGPLALGHRRLKIMDLCEASGQPMVDSALGLSMVFNGAIYNYPELRAELEALGYRFFSEGDTEVLLKGFHAWGEALLPRLNGMFAFAIWQRDVQELFIARDRLGIKPLYLSRTGERLRFASTLPALLKGGDIAGVLNPVALNHYMSFHAVVPAPDTLIAGIEKLPPGTFMRVDASGKTSQHRWWTLEFGASEEEQGYSFEDWQERTLTTLRESVALRHRAAVDVGVLLSGGVDSSLLVGLLREAGAADNLQTFSIGFQDAGGERGDEFKYSDLIAQHYGTRHHQLRIQEKEILEQLPAAFRAMSEPMVSHDCIAFYLLSREVSKHCKVVQSGQGADELFAGYHWYPQVDGAEDPVEAYLNAFRDRSFEEYADTVQQQWVKGDFSGDFVRQHFAQPGADAAVDKALRIDSTVMLVDDPVKRVDNMTMAWGLEARVPFLDHNVAELSARIPAKYKLPDGGKYVLKEAARKVIPAAVIDRPKGYFPVPGLKHLQGDTLNWVRELLTDPSQDRGLYNPAMLDKLFNDPEGQLTPLRGSKLWQLAAVNLWLSEQGL